TTGGTAGAGCCTATTGTGGAGGGCCTTGAACTAAGGTCTTTAACCTTAACAATCACCTTTGGAGATCCACCAACAGTTTCTGGGTTAAAGGTGTTAAATGGTTTACTGGTACAAGGAGACAATAGTAAAATGAATTAGGCTACTGTAACTATACAGATGTGAATTGATAAGGGCCTGGCTTGTAAACCACGCAGTGTTAACAAAATGTGGGTAGAATCAGACGTTGATACTGAAAACATAGGATTTAACTAAAAGGAAAGCAAATGGATTCAGGGGTGGTGTAGAAAAGCTAATGTGAAGGAGAAAGGACTTAAATCTCAAAGCTGGTTTGTCAAGGACAAGGTTCTCAACCTAGGAATTACTAACATTTTGGACCAGGAACTTCTTTGTAGTGGTTGGTTGTCCTGTGCCCTGCAGGATGTTAGCAGAATCCCTTTCTTGTGAGGTGCCAGGACCACTCCACCCGTCCTGACAACCAAAAATGCAGTTATGTGGTCCCCACCCATGGTACACAGTTCTCCAATGACAAGCTGTTTCATCAATCTGGAGTAGTTTCTTAGGGGTAACTCAGGGCAAGCTGAGTtgtgctgtcgtgtctgactcattgtgaccctgtgaaccgtagtccaccaggctcctctgtccatgggattctccaggcaagaatactggagtgggttgctatttccttctccaggggatcttcccaacccagggactgaacatgcatctcctacattggcaggtgaattctttactgctgagccacctgggaagcccaactcagGTCAGGGGAAAACCAACTTTAAATGAACTTCTACGTTATCCTTATATTTGCAGTAGTATCTTTGAATGGTTATCCATATTATGCCTATAGTTTAGTGTGCAAACTTTATTATGACTACAAAGACTGGTTAGTAATCTTTCAAATCTATTTCTTCATTGTACTTTTATACTATAGTCTGCATTCTAGTaagttttcctttgtattttcctttttatagtttcactcttggtttacaatattatttGCCAATTGATTTACACATAATAgatcattattatatttgtcaGCTCTGGTTAGGTattttttatgttaatattttattcaatcttgttttaaaagtattaattatatactatttttaaaaattaaggcatcATTCAAGAAATTCAGTCAAAAAGTAACTATTATACACTGAGTGACATGGAAATTTTGATTTTGTAATAGTACATTTGATTCTAATATTCACATTATATCTAATATACACATTAGATAGTTATCTAGATTTTTGTTCTTTATGCactatttagaaaaattaaaatccattGACTTCATCAGGGCAGGAGAAACAAGGGACCTGAAAACACTGAAAGCTTCCTAGGCTGCCCTGGCTGTCGGAACAGCCTAACCTGAGGTCAGTAGGGAACTCAGGGAGTTAATTTCCTACTGTAGAGAAACCACTGCTCACTACAAACTTATACGATAGATCATCAGCCTCATcaaattttttgcattttttatagGAAATATAGAAACTAAAATTTTCATATCTAACTAATACCATTCAAGTCTAGTCCAAGTGATACCTGCACTTCTCAAAGCAAAATTAAGAGCCCTAACTCTGTCTAGATACAACACAGATGTTAGTTCCACTATTTACTCATTTCATTCTCTCCTTAATCAGAGAGCTTTAGACATCAAGTTCCCCTACTATATTAAACTCCAAATGTTTACTCATTGTTGTAAACCTAATGAAGCTTTTCCTGTAACAGaccttcaataaacatttattcaataaaagtTGTTACTTTATTCTAAAAACAATGTTCAGAGTCCTCATATTTGAAAATGTATCTTGATCTATCCCTTGAGATTTAGCAAAACATTAGGTGACTTAGATGTATACATTGTATAAAACTGACTACATTTACTAAAGCATTGTTTTTCCTTCATAAAGACTACACTGCTCTGCACAATTAAGAGCACTTTCTGAGTTGCACTGCAATAAGACAAAAGTTCTGTTGTAACAAAATTCAAcgtttaatttttcaaaacttattaaagtaaataaattatatttagacCACCTTCAATATTTGTACATCATCTTTATACAACTATAACAGCACTTTTAAGAGACATTTTATAAAGAACATTAATTTCacaattaaaatgtgttttaaaaacaggGGAACATGAAAGAACATTAAATTAGTCTGAAATATATCTCATAATGCCAAGAAGTATGCTCTTCTTTAACAAATTAACTGTATTTGTATTCAAAATAACATAGCCTTTAACTTATAGACAATTATTTCTTGTCTGTTTCAGTAATTTCCTGGATCCAAAACAAaatctgtgtgtttatttctttgaaaacatcATTTGTTGATCGTCCTTTCACTGCCATGGAATGATTTGCCTTCTCAATCCAGTGGATTTTATGAGGAGCTTGCATTTTCTGTGCCACTTTCTCCAACAagttctaaaaggaaaaaagaagatgaTACTAGACTAATACCCTATTGGTGTTTCATAAAGATTTACTCTCTCCTACCCCGCCTATACTTGGCATCCATTCACTAAATATTAAAACCTACTCTACAGATAACTTCTGAGGCAATGGATCGTGCAAGAAGTAACAATACAGACTTCTTACATATAGCAACACCATAGTACAGATCAAGCATTCATTCTTGACAAGTCAAAAAATTCTTATAAGAAgtattttttccaagaaaattatatattctgGGAAAGACACTAAAATTTAGTAATATGTACAAGTTACTTTTCTTCAAGGGTCAATTTTATAACAAATTTGAAGAATCTGATTAAATGTTGAAATGATAAAACAAATATACAGTCTAGTAATCCCAAATTCACAAGATTCAGATATTAATCCTTCATTTGCTAAGTAAGAGTTTGTAATTTATACCTAATTACAAGGGTTGAATATTGTCAGTATGCTCATAGTTTTAGATTTCCCTCAGTAACAGGGTACCAAAGACACAAAAGCAGCATAGTAAAACCAGCATCTTTTTAAAGAGAGTGAATGTTGCAGGTAGCATCTTGTTCCCAAGatgtttctttcattctgtttcattCACACAAATAGCAAGTCATAATCACCTTTTCACACATTTCATCTGCTGAGCCTGACACAAACAGTACAGGATCTTTTATACGAAAGAGATCTTCATCTCTAAGTTTATGCTGCTGTTTTGgatggtgcagtggataggaaaTACAAATGAGACCTCGAACAAAATCATCAGCATCATCAGGCTCAATATGACACAGTACAGAGGCAGCTGCTCTTGAGCCCATTGAACGACCTAAAATCAATTAAGATCAAGTTCAGTTTGAAATACAGACATTCACATAAAGTAGTAGTGATGATAATGGCAGATTTAATTTACTATGCATCCATCATATTGCTTATCTATACTTAACCAACAGAAGGTGGCAATTAACAAGCCACAATACCCACAGACTTGTGAAGAGCTAAAAACTGATCCTaaatcaaatcttaaaaaaaaaaaaaattatttattgaaagaataCTTAAAGAGGTAAAGACAAACCTTGTGAAGGGATCAGTTCAGAGGATGACTCAAGAATTTAATAAAAGGAGACGTCTTTGGGTTATAATACATGTGTATTTggcttaaatttattttaagtattaaaGTACCTTGATGTTATTATACCTGGAAGTgacttaacaaaacaaaaaaaaaatccttaactcTATTCCTGTCATTAATTTTAATTCTTGATTACCTATTCCTGTATTAATGTGAGtagattttaaaacaagtatTCACAAGTATTGCAACTTACCTCCAAGGAAAACACCTGCAAGTTTGTATTCTCCTGAGGTCTTTAGGTAATTCTAGAAAAATCAACcaaaaaaccatcaattcttctccTATGAAATattccactggaaaaaccaacaCATATTTCTCATCATTACTAAAGTGTATAAAAACTTTTACAAAGACAACCACAACATTTTAAGGGATTCTACTTGGAAGAGGTAACCAGTTCTTTGCTCTTCTGGTCATGCCTTCACCATCAAGTCATATATTGGGTAATACACGCAAATATgtggggaaaacaaaaacactgtctAAAAAATTCAAGtactaaaacatttttaaagaaaaaaatttggagggaaaaaaaagagccagTTAAAAGCTTCCAacttcgatggacatgagtctgagtgaactcgttggtgatggacagggaggcctggagggctgcgattcatggggtcacaaagagtcggacacgactgagcgactgaactgaaggcaaaatCTGATAATGCTACAACTAACATCTGATTTAAAGCTCTGAAAAACTTAGCACGATTGAAGTAATTTGGATAAAAAGAAATTTCGGGTTTCATCCAGGGATTTTAGTTTCCAACGTGGAAATCATGCTAATTGTACACTCACAGCATATGAGGCTGTCTAGAACTGTATATGCTTAAGTTATATAATTCCAAGAAGGAAATTACATCATAAGTAGATGCCTTGGCAGTGTCATGGAGAAACATCTATGACGTGAGCACTCATCCCTATAGAAACTGATGGCAAAAAAGAGCAATCTGACCACTACCCAGCCTTCACACACTGTTGAGTTTCTAAGACTATTcattagtgtttttaaaattaaaccaaaTGACTAATAAAATTTGTCAATTTactgtgcatttaaaaaatagaattgtttttagtaaatataaagaaattttctTACCAAAACTGATTTATATGCCTTAATTCTATGTACAATATTAAGGCCTTTACAGGTAAACCTCAGGCAAAAAAACCCATGAGTGGCAAGATGGGATGCCAGTGACGTCAAATGAGGGAGATTCATATCTCCTGACGCTCCATGTGTAAGAATGACTCCATATGTTAAGCTCTTGTTAGGTACCAAACAAACAGCATCTAGCAATTTATTTCCaaaaggtatttttaattttacctgGAATTGAAGAGAATAAAGGGGTCAAAAATTACTTCCATGCCTATTCAGACAAATGAATAACTATATAGGTTTGTTCTGTAATACAAATGATTCAAATCACAGcctcaaaataaaaagcaatattaataataatttatatttaagtaCTTATTGTATGTCAGATATTATCATAACTGCTCtttatgtattaactcatttaacctttCTAAGAATTCTGTGGTAAGTACTGTTACAATTtccatttcagagatgagaaaactgaggcacagtacGTTATATCATGTGCCCAAGGTTATATATCCACTAGCCAAGATCCAAATTCAGGCAGTCTGCTCCAAAGTTCTCACTCCTAACCACTAATGCTATATTGTCTCTCACAGTACAagctgaaaataagaaaattattctgGAGCCACATGactacaagaagaaaaaaaaaaaaggaatcctgaAGATGCAGAATGTATGAAAATATGTATTACCTCTGTATGACTCATTTTCACTGTTGAATAACAAACTTTAAGTGCATTACATCTGAGACGCAAAGGACATCTCCCTGAAAAGAAGATTCTATTGTGAAAGGTGGGTTGGCAGACATGGATATGATACAAGAACTATTAATGAACGCATTTAGTagctaaaataaagacatttataaCTACTTTAAGAACTGATACCTTTACATGtaccttatttattttcattcctaTGGTCATTCAGAATTGGTTATAGGGCCAGGAGTGGGGCTGGCAGATGTTATCTAAGATAAAGTCAATGTGATACCATAATATGCATTCTGTAAGAAGACTCATATCAAAGTTGGATGCTATATCTTggtacatataaatatgtatttttcctaaGCATCTTTATTCTCAACCAACTATCTTCAACCTAATTTCACAGCATCTTTCTACTAACCCACTTCCTTCGTCTTTACTGGTCCCAATTCTTCCTTCtaccctgcaatggaagcattcATCCACATCCTTCGTCCTGAGACTGCAGAAACCTCCCAGTAGACAGAATGTATATCTTCACACTATTACCTTTGGGCTTGACTATGTGACTTGCTTTAACCAAAAGATGTTTCAGTGCCACTTCTGAGCTGAAGCATGGCAAATTTTCCAGAAGTGCTCTTAAACTCTCACCGTCAGCCCCAAGAAAAGTACGCTCCATGTATTTTTGCTTCATGGAAAAATGAAGTGAAGATACATGGAGCAGATCTGAACTCAAAACTGAAGTCTGGAGTCCAGCCTAGTCCAATCAACATCGAAACCACTGAAGAACCATGAAATGTCTACCTGAAGAATCAAGGGCATGAAATGCTCTGAGCCACTAAGATTTCAGGGTTGTTACACAGTATTCTTTCTTGTAGTAAGAGATCTTTTATTGTTGAGGATATGCTTAACATCAggatcattaatttttttcctattaacatTTACTAATTTATTCAATGAATAACATGttcaaaatgttcaaaaatatacagtgaaaaGTCTCTCCCTAATTCCACTTTTGCCTTACCATCCAGATCTCCTCTTCAAAGGCAATCAATATTCTGCTTATCTTTCaggtattttatatacatatatacatacacacatctttttataaaactagtaatatatttttctgaaccCCCTCCCCAACATACATCTTTGTGATTACTCTTTTTTATACAATGAGCTTCTTTCACTATTTATGACTACAAAATATTCCAAAGGAGGGttgtataaaatttattttactaacCATCTATTAATGAAAATTGAGACTGTTTCCAATCTTTTGCTAAAGCAATATTGCAATGAGTGGCACTGTACTTATTATTTTACACGTGTGTAGACATATCTATAAATTCCTGTGTCAAAGGgtgtatttatttgcatttaagaaacatttcatttttgaatAGGCAATATATGCACAtggtacattattttaaaagaataaaatgtgtgAATAGTTAAGTCTCTTCACATTTCTCCCCCCAGCCACGAAGTTCCTCTTCCTTCCAAGAAGCCATCACTGTGACTAATTTATTGTACAGATCCTTCCCtttacgtgtatgtgtgtgtagaatTCTCATACAGAGCCTGAAAGGTATTAGACCAGCTGCAAAAAGTTCTGGGATTTAAActggaggaggaggatgaagagTTTCAGCCTTCACTGTCTGTTTTCACAAATGTAGCCTCGTAATTGCGCCTGGGGTCCCCAGGTTCAAAGATCCCGTTTTATGTTCTCAAGAGGAGCCTCCAGTCTCCTGGTGGGAGAGAAGCAGTATCCTACCAGTGTGAAACGGGGAAGGAGAGCTTGCTATCTAATTACTTCTCAGACAGACCTCACCCAAGTGGTCTTTACTTGAGCCATCCACACCCATCCCCAGCACCATTCATTGCCAGCTCCCAAAGTGTCCTGGGCTGCCAGTTTCTGCACATTTTGAAGATTTTgtttcttatatatgtatataattgtaCGACGCTTGCTTTCTGGAGCCCAGTATTTTACTGCTAttgtttctttcccattttcttcagCTCTGTGGGTTTGTGTCTTTTTGAAAATCCCTGTACTGTACATTCAGTGAGATTTCAGGGAGTAAAATTAGATACACGTCCTCAACCCACTCTCTTAACCTAGAATGCTCTACTATTCCTCGACAAGTAGGGTGTTCgtggtttttttttctggcaaacGCCACTCTCTTGCGTGATGGACAGTCTGTCCTTGCCAACAGTGCACACACGTGCTGGATTATAGGGGCAATAGTGAGCCGGCACTAGGATCTAATTCCGACCTGCTCTAGCTAATAAATCTCGGGTTTAGCGGGTTAGAAGGGGCGGCGGGGTTGGAGCCTGGCTGCGCCTCGGTGTCTTCAAAGGCAGCAAACGCCACCAACTTCGGAGAGAGGCTGCGACGGTTCACCGTCTGGACCCGCGTGCCCACGCTTGTGGGCGTTTTCAAGAGTGATTTGTGTGACTACTGTCGTCAGGACGCGACAGAGACCACATCCGAAGCCGGATGATCGGATGCCACCACCCCTTAACTTTCAGTTGGAAAAAAACGTTCGGGCGTTATCCGCCTTGTCCGGGCGGAACGTTAGAAATCGCGAGGCAAACGCAATGGCAACTGTCAGACTTCAAGTTCTTCAGGGGGGTCGCGGGTCCGGGCTGCGTCGACAACAAGCGGAACAAGGGCAGAAACTCGAGGCCAGGCTTCCCGCGGTTGGGGGACCCAAAGGCGCCCGAGGACCGTCCGATTCCGCCCGTCGGGGCTGCACGGTGGCCGGCGCGCGGGAGACCCTCCTCGCTCGGGGGCCGCCGGTGCCCGGCTCGCCCCGCCCGCACCGTCCCTTCTCGGAGCCTCCCGACCGGCCGGCCGAAGCCCCAGCGGCCGCGGCCCGCGGGACCTAACCGACGCCTCACGCCTCACGGAGCCGCCCAACAGCCCCTGAGGGGCAACGGCCGCGAGCCCGAAACGCCTCTGGAGGGACCGCGGAAAGCCCTCGGAAGTCGTTCCCAAGTAGCAGCCCCgaccgctgccgccgccgccgccacagCCGCCGCACTTACCAGGGACGGGAAAGCGGCCGGCAGCACCTAACCGTCCTCACTCCCTTCTGGGAGCGAACTACCACACTCGAAGCGACCGCCTCGCCGCGCCCGCCAGCGCGTTCCGCTACAGCGCAGGCGcacgcaggccccgcccccaggcgCGCGAGCCGGCGCGCGGGGCACGCTGGGAGCGGGAGTTTTCCCGCCCCTGCCGCCTCTGCTGTGGCGGTGTCTGCTGCTCAAACCCAGGGGGCGCTGCCGGGCCGCCTCCCCTCGCTGCTCACCCGCGACTTGCTCAGGATCCTTCGGCGTCCCAGCCATATCCTTCCAGCAGTTGCACTGGTCATAAAACTAAGACACCGCATGCCGCGTGATCAGAAGATTCCATCCATATTGTATCTTATCTAATAGTACTTTGCTCCTTATAACTcgttccttttcattgctgagtagtattcaagTTTACGGATAAATCCACATTTCGTTTATCCATTCACTGGTGGATGGCTATTTGGATGGTTTCCACTGTTTGACTTGTTATAAAGAACAGTGCTGCATCACTCAGAGAGAGAAGGCAGTGTGATGACAAAGATTTGAAGATGCTGAGCTGCTGGCTGGGAAAATGAAGGGGCCACAAGACAAGAACCATAAGAAACGCAGCCCTGGGAGCCAGACAAGGCATTCTGCCCTCAGAGCCTCAGGAAGAGACCAGTCCTCCAAATACATCGCCATTGTCCCAGAAACACTGATTCCTGACTCTCAAATCCAACCCTGAGATTGAATTCctcttgttttaaaccactaaatttgtggtaTTAATACTTTgtcacagcagcaataggaaactaatacaaaacTATGGACACCAAAACTTCCATTTCAGATAAATTTTGCATGTCATTATTACTactcttttcttgatttttttcaaccatttaaaagttttaaaatcatcCTTAACTTGCAGGCTGTCCAAAAATTGGTGGTGGGCCAGATTTAGCCGAATATTAGCATGATTAGTCCATCCATGGATTAAAACAATACATAATTGGATGTACTAGAGTTTTTATAATGTTCTATAGTGTTTCAAAATAAGAATAGCAATAATGTAGTTCATCAtggattaatggaacagaataaatcaCCATAAAACATGAACATGTAAATAGATGCCTGAAAAGcatttaatacaattttaatgtGCTTCCTTTTTAATAATTGGAAATTTCATATTTTAGTAGTGGTTGTtaaaatacttgttaaataaaaTCCATTTGTAATGGATACAGGAAGAGGCCAGATTACAAAAAACCTTGGAAGGTATATTAATTAGTATTCAGTTTGGCTGTGAGTGACTGATTATCTAAAATAATAGTGTAAACAAGTCAGAAGTTTACTGCTTTGTCATGTAAACTGTGTATCTAGGTAGGTGATGGCTTTTGACATACTTCAGACTGAGTTCAGGACTCagacaccctttttttttttttactgctccATGGTCCAAACACAGCTAATGATGAGCACAACACAGgcctttaaaataaaagtgattttattataaaattctaaaaatgtacTTCCAATGACCATCGTGGAAATACTGCATAAGAAGAAACAGATCTTCATAATCCAGACAATCATAGAGCACGGAATTAGTATTTAGAAGACATTCTTCTTTTCACTTAAGAAGAGTCTTCAGAGCACCACTATTTGAAGGAAAGGTATTTTGCATATCACAGTTCATCTTTGGTCTgcaattaagaaacaaaatatttagagCCATCAAGAAGTTTTCCATGAGTAAGAAGGCTTACATTTAGTCTATTAATTACTTTCCCCTAAAGAcaaaagaggcttccctggtggctcagatctgcctgccaatgcaggagatgcgggtttgatccctgggtggggaagatgccctggaggaggaaatggcaacccattccagtattcttgcctggaaaatctcatggacagaggagcctggtgggctacagtccacagggtcacaaagagtcggacacgatttagcaactgagcacacaagcacacaaagATGAAGGAAGGGATAAACAAAGCAGAGTCATCACTAGAGGGCTTTAGTactttattatttgaattttaggattcaaataaaattttaggattttattaTATGAAATCATCTAAGGGTAAAGTCTCATTGGTGGGAACCTGAACATCTAAGGGTCTGTATTATGGTAAAGGCTTGTGTTCTGAACAGTATCAGTGAATGGCCAGAGTAGACCACGAGGGGTGGGAAAATCAATAAAGCTATCATTCTAGTCGTAAGTTCTACCAATCAGGGGAATCGTTTGGCATGCCTGGAAGTCActtaagagataaaaataaatttaaaaaaagaggagtGGTGTAAGGCAGTCACCCAGTTCCATTTGGAGCCAACAGACTCATTCTGATACCAAATCAAACTCCATGTGGGAGCACCTTCCAATTTTGGCCATTTCTGTTTTGAAACTGGTTTTCAGTGATTCTGTGGCCTTGCAGCACTGAGAGGAGTTATCACTGATGCTGTACCACTtctgaaggctgctgctgctgctaagcacttcagtcatgtccgactctgggtgaccccatagatggcagcccaccaggctcccccgtccctgggattctccaggcaagaacactggagtgggttgccatttccttctccaatgcatgaaagtaaaaagtcaaagtgaagtcgctcagtcttagcgaccccatggactgcagcccatcagcttcctccatccctggtgttttccaggcaagagtactggagtggggtgccattgccttctcctctgaagGCTAGCTAGGGGCaaatccaaaacaaaaccaaatgaagcaaaataaaactaatttcaGCAGGTGCTGGTTTCATGGTGTAAATACTGCAACCAGGTGTATTCCAAACTACCAAAGGTTAACCACCATGCAGAAttccaaaatatttaacaatcagTGAGCTTGTAtgtaaatcccatggactgaggagcctggaaggctgcagtccatggggtcgctgagggtcgggcacgactgagcgacttcactttcacttttcactttccagcattggagaaggcaatggcaacccactccagtgttcttgcctggagaatcccaggaatgggggagcctggtgggctgccctctatggggttgcacagagtcagacacgactgaagtgacttagcagcagagcttGTATGTGACTTggccggtggctcagcagtaaagaatccacctgcaatgcaggagacagtggagatgcaggtttgaaccctgggttgggaaggtgccctggaggagggcatggcaacccactccagtactcttgcctggaggatcccatggactggaccagccaagagtactggagtgggttgccatttccttctccaggggatcttcccgacccaaggatcgaacccgggtctccctcattgcaggcagacgctttaccatctgagccaccagggaagcccagtaacgTAGTGGTACTAACAGAGATCACGTTTAAATGCATAATCTATTAACATGAATAATCatggttatatattttttcatctctaaaCTGGGATGATAAACTTTGCAGAAACTATCTCACAGGGAGATGAGGCTATTAGATGATACATGTGAAAATACTTTGCAAACTGCAAATATCTATTCAAATGCCATGTGAtctgtaattctcacaataaaaaAGGCCTCCCTCCACTTTGCTGGGAGCTCCTATGTATCTTCGCTTCACTGCATCTTAgcacctggtttttttttttttttcttttttgccttttgttgGTAACTGTTTTTTCTGCCTCTGCTAGAATGAGTTGCTTAGAGGCTCCAGGAGGAGTTTGAGTAGTTGCTGCCTGACTGAATGAGTAAAGGGGAGAATGAGGACTCGGATCACGGTTAGTTCTTCCTGTGACATTGGCTAGGAGGTCAGTTCCGGTTACCTTCTTCCTGTGGCACGTGCAAGGAAAGAGGTCATCCTCGGTCTCTGGCTCTACCCTCATCATGCCCTCTCGGATCTGGGGCTCACTCACTTGTAAACTGGCATATTCCTGTACAGGCAACAATACGAAAGCATGTTTTATTTAGCATTTAAGATGCTGAAACAGAAggtccaatactctggccacctgatgcaaaaagctgactcattgcaaaagaccctgatgctgggaaagattgagggcaggaggaaaagggggtgacagaggatgagatgattggatggcaccactgactcaatggacgtgagtttgagcaaactctgggagacagtgaaggacagggaagcctggcgtgctgcgttcacggggtcgcgaagagtcagacacaattcagtgactgaacaacaatgtaagGCGCACTTACCAAATTAGATACACTGGAGTTTGCTAGAACTCGGTCTGTTTAATTCACCTGCGCCCAGTTACGAAATGCAAGGCCCTCCTTAAAACCCCACAACAGAGCTTCTGAGAGGTGACTGTCCTATTTCTAATGGTCCACTCCTAACTCTACCCTTCATTTATGACTCTTTTATGgtatttattttcatcttctgCCACGTAGTAAAAATGACTGTGTTCCCATCTTCCCTTAACTGAGAATCTGAGGACAGACTATTTCTGCCTGACCCACCACAGCTGGTACAGCCTCAGTCACGTCTTCGTTC
The sequence above is a segment of the Budorcas taxicolor isolate Tak-1 chromosome 12, Takin1.1, whole genome shotgun sequence genome. Coding sequences within it:
- the TEX30 gene encoding testis-expressed protein 30, giving the protein MSHTEVKLKIPFGNKLLDAVCLVPNKSLTYGVILTHGASGDMNLPHLTSLASHLATHGFFCLRFTCKGLNIVHRIKAYKSVLNYLKTSGEYKLAGVFLGGRSMGSRAAASVLCHIEPDDADDFVRGLICISYPLHHPKQQHKLRDEDLFRIKDPVLFVSGSADEMCEKNLLEKVAQKMQAPHKIHWIEKANHSMAVKGRSTNDVFKEINTQILFWIQEITETDKK